The Malus domestica chromosome 13, GDT2T_hap1 genome includes a window with the following:
- the LOC103451973 gene encoding probable inactive poly [ADP-ribose] polymerase SRO2 — MSTDQFEFEDQISMTIDNDEEILDSGSDCGDSNAAVSDRFGVFTRSGMIRVDDESLEHEIIKKSFVSGMGLAGRDTNIVAVHKNLSSDPTRKARFESFKIFSQAVASKCGGNANVKYAWYGGSKQELCDVLVHGFNRCREPVPNEVSYGVGVHMIPAKFTCDGALSSAVDESGLKHILLCRVILGKAEMVAPGSKQSQPSCKEVDTGVDNLVNPRRYVVWSAIMNSHIYPCYVVSFKAPNTLPNVVSGVPTAQQSALRQPPTSPWMSFPALMSILSKFLPPQKMQLLVACHNEFRANKVTRPQLIQRVRQIAGDRLLIGVIKSVKRQIGARANA; from the exons ATGTCGACGGATCAGTTTGAATTCGAAGACCAAATCTCGATGACTATTGATAATGACGAAGAAATTTTGGATTCCGGGTCCGATTGCGGCGATTCGAACGCCGCCGTATCGGATCGGTTTGGTGTTTTCACCCGGAGCGGGATGATACGGGTGGATGACGAGAGTTTAGAGCACGAGATCATCAAGAAGAGCTTTGTTTCGGGCATGGGATTGGCCGGGAGGGACACGAATATTGTGGCGGTGCACAAGAACTTGAGCTCCGATCCGACCAGGAAGGCGAGGTTTGAGTCGTTCAAGATTTTCTCTCAGGCGGTGGCAAGTAAGTGCGGCGGCAACGCCAATGTTAAGTACGCTTGGTATGGCGGATCGAAGCAGGAGCTTTGTGATGTTTTGGTCCATGGTTTCAATCGGTGCAGAGAGCCTGTCCCAAATGAAGTGTCATACGGTGTCGGTGTTCATATGATTCCTGCCAAATTTACATGTGATGG AGCATTGTCGTCGGCTGTGGATGAAAGTGGGCTGAAGCACATCTTGCTGTGCCGTGTGATATTGGGGAAGGCGGAAATGGTGGCGCCGGGCTCTAAGCAATCTCAACCGAGCTGCAAGGAGGTGGACACTGGAGTGGATAATCTGGTAAATCCGAGAAGATATGTTGTTTGGAGTGCTATCATGAACTCTCACATTTATCCTTGCTATGTAGTCAGCTTCAAGGCTCCTAACACTCTCCCTAATG TTGTTTCAGGTGTTCCAACTGCGCAGCAGAGTGCTTTGAGACAACCCCCCACATCTCCATGGATGAGCTTCCCTGCTCTGATGTCCATTCTCTCGAAGTTCTTGCCTCCTCAGAAAATGCAATTGCTTGTTGCTTGTCACAATGAATTCAGA GCGAACAAGGTAACGCGCCCGCAGCTGATACAGAGGGTGAGGCAGATTGCCGGTGACAGGCTGTTGATTGGAGTGATCAAATCTGTCAAGAGGCAGATTGGTGCCAGGGCAAATGCATAA